The following are from one region of the Coffea eugenioides isolate CCC68of chromosome 2, Ceug_1.0, whole genome shotgun sequence genome:
- the LOC113760821 gene encoding uncharacterized protein LOC113760821, with protein sequence MEFFVRDTNEESLPFPQGIVRCPFLRNINEPTNFSFSASMAHPLPCPNQERGGKGPIFEDGPNFDMAFRLFHGQNGVVPLSGRFFVPREKPESEPAPAHFNPLAAKAATISLSAFGPGGPFGFDAFSKKWKNQKKNSQSSKRDSSSKGGELKHESMSNEWLQNGNCPIAKSYRAVSGVLPIVAKALQPPPGMRLKCPPAVVAARAALARTAFAKNLRPQPLPEKMLVIGVLGMAANVPLGVWREHTEKFSPSWFAAVHAAVPFIGMLRKSVLMPKTAMAFTIAASILGQVIGSRAERYRLKAVATRKSVSLETSVNGPIHGAVIGVNSGHCGEIVDWNKVPLSIAVPSSSANVYC encoded by the exons ATGGAATTTTTTGTCAGGGACACAAATGAAGAGTCCTTACCTTTTCCCCAAGGCATTGTTAGGTGTCCCTTCTTGAGGAACATTAATGAGCCAACTAACTTCTCCTTCTCAGCATCAATGGCGCATCCATTGCCT TGCCCTAACCAGGAACGTGGAGGAAAAGGTCCTATATTTGAAGATGGCCCCAATTTTGATATGGCATTTAGGCTTTTTCATGGGCAGAATGGTGTTGTTCCACTTTCAGGGAGATTCTTTGTTCCTCGTGAAAAGCCAGAATCTGAACCTGCACCAGCCCATTTCAATCCTTTGGCGGCAAAGGCAGCTACTATCAGCCTCTCAGCTTTTGGACCTGGTGGCCCTTTTGGTTTTGATGCATTCTCGAAAAAGTGGAAGAATCAGAAAAAGAACTCCCAGTCATCCAAACGAGATTCTTCTTCGAAG GGTGGGGAATTGAAACATGAATCTATGAGCAATGAGTGGCTGCAAAATGGGAATTGTCCAATTGCAAAGTCTTACAGGGCTGTGAGTGGTGTCTTGCCTATTGTAGCGAAGGCCCTTCAGCCCCCTCCTGGCATGAGGCTCAAGTGCCCACCAGCAGTAGTTGCAGCTAGAGCTGCTTTAGCGCGGACTGCCTTTGCAAAAAACCTGCGACCACAGCCACTGCCTGAAAAAATGCTTGTGATTGGTGTTTTGGGCATGGCAGCTAATGTTCCTTTAGGAGTATGGAGAGAACATACAGAAAAATTTTCGCCTTCATGGTTTGCAGCCGTTCATGCAGCTGTCCCTTTTATAGGGATGCTTAGGAAGTCCGTATTGATGCCGAAGACAGCTATGGCGTTTACTATTGCTGCATCCATTCTTGGACAGGTTATTGGCTCAAGAGCTGAGCGATATCGTCTAAAGGCAGTTGCAACCAGAAAATCAGTTAGCCTCGAAACTTCAGTCAATGGTCCGATTCATGGAGCAGTTATTGGAGTTAACAGTGGCCATTGTGGCGAGATTGTTGACTGGAACAAAGTTCCTCTGTCGATTGCTGTGCCATCTTCATCGGCCAACGTGTATTGTTGA